The genomic region AATAAGTGGTGATGAAGGTTCTACAATGTTTTTTAACTTGACAAGGCCAAGGCCTATTAACTTCTCATGAGTGATTGACTACAGTTGGTAGTTTCTCTTTGCcagcataaaaaggatttgtttcacagcactcattggattgaccaatactcAAGAACCATGggaaaagtccaaggaactcagaGAAGATCTAAGAAGGAGAAATGTAAATTTACACAAGTTGGGAAGGTCTCTTGGAACCATTTATAAACAATTGCAGATTCCAaggtcatcagttcaaacaatcgtACGTAAGTACAAGTTATTCGGATGTGCCCCCACTTtggcaaggtctggaagaagacccaaactgtcaccctcagatgaGAGGACATTGGTTAGGATGTtcatgaactggaaactgctggaacaccagtgtcaccGTCCACAGTGAAGCGAGTTTTACattgccatggactgagagggtgctgaccaagaaagaagcccctgctccaaaatcgacaccttcaggcttgactgaaatttgcagctgcccacatggacaagccaaatgccttctggagaaaagttttatggtcagatgagacaaagattgagctatttggccacagtgacaagaggtatgtttggaggagtaaaggtgaggctttcaaacctaagaacactgtaccaactgtcaagcatggtggtggcagcatcatgctctggggctgttttgttgccagtggtactggtgcattgcacaaagtggatggaataatgaagaaagagGACTACCTCCAAATTCTTCAACTTCACCTCAGATCAACAGCTAGAAGGTTGAAACTCGGACAcaactgggtgttccaacaggacaatgatcccaaacacacatcaaaactggttttggaatggataaagcaggctaacattaagcttctggaatggccttcccaaagtcctgacctcaacccgattgaAAATTTGTGGACTACTCTTAAATGTTGGGCCTGTGCCAGGAAACCAACCAATTTAAATTAACTCTACAAATTTTGCCAAGAAGggtggtcaaatatccagccagaattatgccagaagcttgttgatggataCCCAAAGCATCAGGTCAAGGTGCAACTTGCTAAGGGacgtttaaccaaatattagttggggtgtatgtatatatttgagcctgtatgtataattttgatcctgtgtggattagagaaaatccaaaataaattcaaacttgttttttgaagtcattaaagatgtacgctgtacaatcattccaccgtggaaaaagaacagttcaagaaaatcattaacagcccaaaattaccatgacattgatgcccatgatgagtgtatgtaaacttctgaccgcaactgtaCAGTAAATTACATTTATAGTCTTGTTTGTGGCTGTAATAACAAATTACAATAATAATTGTTTGATATGAACTTCATAGTGACTTGACCCTCGACAAGTAAGGAGCGAATCTTCTCACTGAATCTTTGAAAGCCCAGTATACTGCTACGTTCCAGGCGAAATTACAATTTGTAAATTCCTGCCACAGGAAACTTACAATTTCATCTCCTCAGCTTGTCTTCTCACCTGTCAGTTCCTTCCTGTTCATGGATGGAGGTCCAATCCACACATTGGCTCACACTGTGAACAGTGTAAAATCCTCCTCCACTACTTTTAAATGAGTTTACAGCAAGTATTGGCTTTGGATCagttcatacacacacagtccTCGGTTAAATCTATAACTCACTGTAATTGCTGTTTTGTGAAGGTAATCATCAACATTAGAGTCATCACTGATGGTCACTCAGTCACTGTTGCACactgtttagattagattagattagattagattagattagattagattagattagattagattagattagattagattagattagataaaactttattgatccctttgggagggttccctcagggaactgTTGTTGCTGTGCTGTGATTTCAGATTTGAAGGTTTATAGCAGAACAGAACTAACAGACAATCAGGATttcaactgtaaaaaaaaaaagtagttcaaGTAGATTTTATGAGCTTGATGTTTACAGTCATATTTATTAGAAATATTTTCCACAGCTGTTGTCAAAAACTCTTTGTTCATGATGATAGAAAGTGATATTAGGTTGAATACATTTGCACTAGTTATATAATTCCTCTACAGATCTGCTTCTAAAACACTGtcgtaaagcgagacggcctttcgatttcatgaaatctgtgaaatttagttccctctgaaatgtggtcactgtgacatatgtttatttctgtaatatctcacaaaatatcaggccattctgtggctgggaagttatttaatttgaggggattaaagcaaataatgtgcatgaaattgcttgctttgtgcagtcaagcagacagaggaagtccgtgtgtgcatgtgcaggtttaacttcttcttcttcttcttttggcttttacagcagctggcatccacagtgttgcattactgccatctataggtttatctttgagtgtgcattgacagttccatcattctgtcactaaacgaacagctgatcacaccgaggtgctcactgagcaccgatatttattagtttggtcctgcatttcttttccgttactgcagtcggtcttttgcgtttcattcacacactcacatcatccatttttctctcctgtttcaaatttgtatcccacaatgccttgcgtgaacagggaaagcccaccacgtgatgtgatgcatgacgtagtatcttgaattgggtcagggtgaagcaggaaaaaatagcagagaattttgggccatgtggccttaaagtcattaattgttctatttataaaaaaaaagctaataaaattggaagtctgtgattcgaattcagttgctttccatccactaaagaaaaataattgggtgttgggaaaattctttttatgacctacacttgaaaaatctgaaaggcagtgcaGCTTTCAAGTCTTCTGGATGACCTGGCTGCAAAGAGGAGCTTGCCAGGCCACAGTGTACacccagtggtcgagttgtaaaatcaaaccaggggggatggtgaaatttgtagtcacgtgtcgacccatcggtcggtccgttggtgggaaactggtttgcttttaggagggtttgcacacaacgtaggtctgtgaaccttgttcatttaccagacatacagcatTTTGTGCTAATAaattgtgtagtacacactgtgtaccctttttattgttgtaaaaaacataatacactggtattttactgtaaaacatgcacagtgtggatgtcatgtgtcatatttagtcagtctcctggctgacatacctaccacattctccatattagggtgaaatgcagatgacaaatttgaagtgtaacttcatagtcatggtaggctccttttaaatcgtttggtaaataatttattaaaacctcaataGGCAATGTaccgtaaatgaacaactgaattttttcatatcaagtcaatagaatttttattcaaagctgaacattgggaacattgagttaaatacagaggtagataggtaaccaataagctaaaacaagcaacagtaaattgtaaatcttcagctcttcagctgtgggttctcctgcttgctcctgctcctgtattgtctcacactccgggtcctccagctcctgtcgcactgtgttgcagttgctgctgactgtcatctggaataaagagcagtggataagataatttaattaaatataattatagtgttatttctgatttatttattatctgaacgaggatttgagctttgaaaaatgaccggattctttctgtaatgtTGATTCCCACTGTtaactaggtcacgtgacaccttaacgttgacggttaccaaggagctgccttggatactttgatactttgcttcaatacataccagcactttgatacatactggatacaagctagcaaaatgagttagaagcaggcatctttggaaagtttctttggaaaggggaaaaggcccattgaggagacagaagaagagcctatgacaaagaaaaagaaagctgcattttagcagacactttgtcaagtcctacaccaatcctgctctgccttacatgttgtgactggctctctaatgaggcaatgaagccttcaaaactgctagtgtcgtttattttagccttcctgtcttgaataacactttttgttgcctgaagaataacaaacgaacgtccaggctgattaaattaatggccttatacaagaaatcaaagctaacatgaacctgagtaagctatcgatagctggctagactccaaactaacattcattatgatagctgtgttgttatccgccgcccacaaattaggctccatatcggtaactttacagcatgatagtgggctcacagaaagtgtgactgatattcgtagctcttgacttacctcctgaaatgttttttcttgcaatcttaaatccgaacctgcttaggtcttgctgtccactccgcttggccataatgctgcaatccgctgctgtcactgatgccgaatgaaataaaaaatatcggaaccccaactgaatgtcacctcctcaaacacttcgcttgcgcgtgccctctctcgtggtagcttattgtatgctcagtttcagcaaagctacatggaatggcatttctaattccaatgttaaataaaagtaatgtccacatttattgataaaattgctcaagggaggggggggatgcccgttttagaggggggatgattttgaccattttttattccaggggggatggcatcccccccatcccccctcaagtcGAATACAGTGTACACCTGATAGACAGCTTGTGAGTCTTCAAGGAGAAATGATGACAACACCTGCTCAAAGTTCCAGTTTCCTGAACATCATGCTGTCTGTATGAGACTCTGTCCCGCCTGCCTTCAAGTCTGGACCTAATGAATCAAACACCAGTCCTGTCAAAGCTAATTAGAGGTAAGAATTGGTTTATGTCAGTGTAGCAAACGAAAGGTAGATGCAAGCACAACTCAAACTTCACTCAATCGATCTTCCTCAGGTGCATGCTTCTGATGACCTGCAAAACTATATTCCAGAATGCTGGTTTCTTCTATGTATAGCTCATTGGAGCTCAGTTTAACAACAAAAGGCTGAATTTATCTCTGTGTAGCCATCATGCTCAAGCGTGCATCAATCTAACTTTTGCTTTGTTTCTGTTTATGGCTGCAGAGAGGATCATGCGAGTCCACAGTGAACTCCTGATGGACAACATGTGAGTCCTAAAGCAGAACTGGTGACTGGGGAATGCTTTAAGTTCCAGTTTCTCGAACACCATGTCCATGTTGAGTGCCCTCTTCAGCCAAGTCTGGACTCAGTGACTCGTTACTCTTGCTTAACCCAGAGCAAGTAGCTCATTTTTTTTCATGATGTATAATTCCTTCCACCATGGATTATCCTTCACAAATGGATACGTGCTGTTTTTTCAAGATCTCAACACTGCTTTGTGAGTATACTAGACAAGTTATTTGATCAGTTCAATCTGTTTTTCACAGAGAGTGTGTAAATGCAAAAACAGTTTCTCAAAGTTTATCAGTAATAGTCTGTACCTTGGTTTGCATTTGGCTTGGTTATTTCCTTTATAATTTACCATATACAGTTGCTGACTGTAAAATCTACGCCAACCAACTGTAATTCCTCATATGTTGtactgtattttttacggtgaaattctggcaaccacagctgccggtAATTTACCGTAAAGTTgaattttgcaataaaaaaacatACTATATCATACAGTTGTACCGTGTTTATCACTGAGATATACTGTAATCAGATTTACAGTATATCTGTTATTTTTAATATAGTCTCCTGTAAACAGGTTTATAATAAAACTGTCATTTTTAAAGCAAATTACCATAAACAGGTTTATAACTTAATTGTTATTTTTACACTAAATTACTGTAAACAAGTTAACAATATATCTGGTTTTTTTTCAGAGTAATTTACTGTAAAGAAAAATAGTTCTCTACTGTGAAATTAACGGTTGCCAAAAGAACATACCGTAATGTCTCATACATTGTGACTGTATTTTTGACGGTGAAATTCTGGCAACAACAGCTgccggtattttactgtaaattctacagttttttttttttttttacagtgcaggtcCTCACACGCATACGATTTTTAAGCCTTATGTTCTGTTTGGGTCTAAAGATCCCACTTTGGTATTTGGGGAAAGTGTTAAACTGTTTATTGCTCAGCTCTGAGTGACATCAGTGAGTCTGGGATTCACAAAGTTAGAACTGAGATGAAGATCAAATCTACTTGGTGTGTAGAGATGAATTGGGACAGtgggagatgggtttttttggggagAGGTTGGGAAACCGAATAAGAAAATGTTGGATTAATACACAAAAGAAACAGATCACAGCTTGGTTCAGGTTTGATGGTTTCGATTTCCTTTCCCACCCCACCTACTGGCACGTCGTCAAAagtgcaacaacaacaacaacaggcctCAGTCAAGAGTGTGAGTGGAGCATTCCTGGCTGGAATTCCCCTTCACGTCAGCTGTCACCTTTACACCTGATTTCCCTTTTCTTTCTCCAGCACACCTGAGAAATTCACGAAACAGAAACTAACTGTGCTGTTGTAACTAATAATTAAAAGTAAACGTTTTCCTTTTTGCCTCACACAGGAAACATCCCTCTTCCGAAGAGAGAGGAGCGAACCGCCATGCTGAAGCACTCCGAGCTCTGAGAGCACAAATATCCAGAGACAGTATTTACTGCCAATAAACACAAATTCCTGCTTAAACTCTCCTctgtctctgttcctgcttttagAAAATAGTTATTCAACAACACGTGGGAATGTAGAAAGCTTTAGGAAGTGCTTTCTCCAGCTCAGGGTGGACATGGAGTTTatactgggaacactgggtgtttAATGGTACAATAAATTCCATGCACCTTCTCAACATGGATTTATTTCTATAAAGGATTTTATGGAATCACATTCAGCCTAGTTATTGGATTCATGGCGCTTTCTGTTCATAAAGCTCCCACTCACAGAACACATTATATTCAAGTTAACATAATTTATATCTCACACACTGTATTTCAAGAAGTGGTGCCAAAAATAATTCACGGTCCTCTGAGTGacactttgggcttttttcattTCACAGAAACACAAACTGTGAACACACCTGTAAAAGATCACCTGACACCAAATGAGTCACTGATCTGATACAGATGGTGCTGTGAAAccggcatgtttatttctgttattCTTTAAATTTTCAACCCTGCCTGTACATAGTAGGTGATGTACTGTAGATATGATCCGATTCTTAGATAAAGTGCTACTTGGGACATATTTTTTAACGATGCCTTCAGATCTTTCCTCCAGCGTGGTTATTTTcattattacattattatattCTCATTTCCTCCCTGGATAATCGTACCgatctgctgctgtaatcattaaGACTATCCTGTACTCATCCCAGGACTTTTAATACAGTGATTCTTAATAATCTGCTCATTCTGAACACTGTTTCAACACTGCCGTCATCTCAGGGAAGTTTTCACCTCACTACTGTTGTCCCTTGCTCATCAGGGAGCTGAATCCACATCCAGATCAATGAACTAAATGATTCATCTTTTATTTATTGTCTATATGAGCAGGGATTTGCATGTAGCAAATAAAGCCGAGCGAAATCTCATGCCTGGTTTAGAGATAGAGTTCTGTCCAAAAGtcctaggcacatgtaaagaaatgctgtcgaccaaaaatggcttcaaaatgatgaaatgaaatgtttcaacattaaagaatgctataaacagtaaacagtaagccataataaatcaatatacaataacaaagtcaatatttggtgtgagacaaccctttgcaggctccagcttgcctgcgaccctgtagaacaggataagcggctacagataatggatggatggatggatggatgaccctttgctttaaaaaatagtagtctcatgtccaatgagtgcagttttataaggaaatgagctgtagtgagcatgtactgagcatcttacagaaccagccacagttcttctggacactttgactgccacattcggttcttcattttgcaccaaaacccaataCCCTtctttatgttttcttttttaatctgaaaagtgctctcctatggaatatgctgctcagacacaaactttacatgaaaataaatgtttaattaTTTGCTTGGgggaccccccccacacacacacatgaatgtttggaactcaaaaatgtttttgtactgattcaaTAATGTAAAAGTCCatacatccatccataaccgcatatcctgtgcagggtcgcaggagcctatcccagctgactatggatgaggggcacagtacaccctggacaagtcaccaggtcatcgcagggctgacacatagagacgcgtaatcattcacactcacagtcaatttagagccactaattagcctaacctgcatatctttggactgtgagggaaaccagaacaagcgaaggaaacccacacagacatgaggagatgcaaactctacacagaaaggccctcactggccactgggcttgaacccagaaccttctttctgtgaggcgacagtgttaagtaGTACACCAcccctatctcatctcatctcattatcactcgccgctttatcctattctacagggtcgcaggcaagctggagcctatcccagctgactacgggcgaaaggcggggtacaccctggataagtcgccaggtcataacagggctgacacatagacacagacaaccattcacactcacattcacacctacggtcaatttagagtcaccagttaacctaacctgcatgtctttggactgtgggggaaaccggagcacccggaggaaacccacgtggacacggggagaacatgcaaactccgcacagaaaggccctccccggccacggggctcgaacccagaccttcttgctgtgaggcgacagcactaaccactacaccaccgtgctgccccttgatCCAatcaatatttaatttaattttcatacatatttttgtcagtattgtttattgttgttgttgatgatgattacTGTACAGCTAGGcctaaaaatacacacacacacacacacatatatatatatatatatatatatatatatatatatatatatatatatatatatatatataagattaaAAGTCTGACGACccttttttaattgcttttttgTTGACAGAGATTGTGAAAATCCGTGCAGTTGCATCCTCACCGACACTGAGACACTGTGGGGGAAATGTTTCAGCAGCAGCTGTTTTGCTGAGTTGTTTTGTTCTGTTGTGTTTCTGCTGCAGCTGATTTTCGGAAATCGAAAGTAAACTGAGTCAACATTCAGAAAAAGAAAACGGAAGTTGGTCTGTGCTGGGATTGACTCACGCACTCATCTCCCATTGGTTGTTATTCCAACACGGGGCGTGGCTATTGGGCTATATTATGAGCCGCACTCAGCTGTCCAGGAGGAGTGTGTGGGCTTGTTCTGTTCCTCGACGAcgagaagagagaaagaaaaaaaaaaccctttgagCAGAAATACTTACGTCATTTATTTAGAAGGTAAGTTTAATCCCGTTTCAAACAATATGCTTTGAAATATTATGCATGTATAACCTTAATAATGAGTTATTAACAGTGGGTATGTGTTCAGGTTTTATAAACATTTTCCAAGTGTGTAAGCTTCTTAATGTTTAGTAACAATGATAACAAGTAACAGCTTTTGTGATTTTTAAGCAACTGGAGCTTTCCTTGTCCCTGAAGTGCTGCTCTTATCTTTTACACATGTATATATTAATGTGTGTATTCCATTTGGAAACATAGATACAGGATATTGAACCTTAAAATAAGATTTATGCTACATAACTGGAGTGTAATAATCTTTTCGAGATACATTACACACACCAAAGGTTAAAAACGCGTACACTTCAGAGCATCACCTCATTAACAAGGACTGgagatatatggtccgctttaggAATCTTTTTATTTCTTCTAGGAGTACTCTGTTTTACTTCTCTATAATGAGGAAATGTACATGGTGGAGCTGTAAATTCTGCTGGCAGCCATTTTGAATCCAGACTCACTTGACTTCTTTGATGTAGTGACATTTTACTATCACTTCCATGTTTTTGTTGTTAAAATTATACTTCAAAATATAATAATTTCATAATGATACTTCTATGGGGTGTGGTAATTAATTGTTGTTGGTCATAAGCTTCCATTAGCTTTGTAACTTcagtgcaaactttttaaaaagtgtaactaTAACAGCACTAATCTGTTGTCTGTTGTTATTTTTTGTTTACGCAGATCATTAAGGAGTGGATAAGATGGAGCTGAACATTAAAGTCCTGAGTGGAGAAATGCGGACCATCTTTGTGAATCCAAATGACACTATTGGCAAACTCAAGGAACAAATTGCCCGACTCTTTAAAGCAAGGCCTTCACGGCTGAAGCTTTCCATCACCAATGGACAAATCTTGCAGCTAGACCATGATCAGAAGACGGTGAGCGATTACGGGCTGAGTTCAGGATGCACTGTGATGCTCCTGATCTCCACGACCCCCGTGCCCTTTCAAGTGTTCGTGAAGAACGAGAAGGGACAGACAAAAACATACGACATCACTGACGATGAGACtgttgatcagttgatggcaaagATCCACCAGAAAGAAGGAACACCAGTAGACCAGCAGCGGCTGATCTACAGTGGCAAACAGCTCGACTCTGGCAAGAAGCTGGAGTATTACAACATTGTTTCTGGAAGCACCATTCACATGACCCTCCGTCTACGTGGAGGCTGATGGGACACAAACACCTGAAGATCATTTCagctttaaaataaaatctgtttaGCACAATTTAGTGTTGTATGGGTTACAGatacataaatataaaaaaaaaagttccttcgTTCTAATTGCACTCTACTGCATCTCTTTTTTTGGATGTGGTGTTCTAGTGTTTTCACAGTATTTTTCTCTAATCCtattcctaattttttttttaatatctgtaAAAACTTTCCAATATTAGCAGGATTGTATTAGGTTTGTTTGCAATATGCAGTACTCTGAATTCTATATCAATTTATAAAATTGCTGTTTGCACCAACACATGTCTGTAGTTACTGTCTGCTGTTAACAGATTAcatgaaaatgtgaaaaaaacccTTCTACTATTTTTTTAGTTTGTTAATGACTTGCCTGTAGGGCCTGAAAAGGCcctaaagtaataattaaaaattTTAAGTAATTGatggtttatttttgtaataatgcTTATAAATGTATTCATATCTGtctaaataaaatatttataaaatGATTGCATTGCTttggctcccccccccccaaaaaaaaaaaatctctagccGTAACAGGAGATAAATGTTAGTTAGTCTATTAGTATAATGTTGGTTAGCTAGTTATAACATTAATGTCGATATACTTGACACTCATTTTCCAAAATTATGGCAGATAAGTTTTTAAAGGCCTTATCCATCACCTCATGGGCTTATTTTTTACTTTAAAGCTTTTAAAGTCCAGGTTTATTCCTGTAATAACTATAAAGGTACACAGTAATGTGTCCTGATGAATAAAAGGTTAACAACAAATCAGTTAACACGTTTTAATTCACAGAAATCGTGAAAGCGCTCCTCATAATCCCAGGACTCTTGTTCAGAATGTCGTCATAGTGATCATCCTTTCAgcatcctcatgtcatctcagggagtttttccacaTCTGGATTAAACtgacatctggatttctgtaaagttgctttctgACAGTGTTGATTGTTAAAAGTGATATACCAATAAAAATGCTGATAACTGAATGTGAGCAACTGTACATGTCCAGGCCATGGATGAAGTGATGCTTTCATGAAACTATCATAGTCAACTAAATGATTGTCCAGACCTATATAAACAAGCGTTAATATGTAGCAAATTAGCTAATGCTAAATAAAGACTAACAatgatatacagttgtggtcagaagtttacatacactcatcatggccgtcaatgtcatggtaattttgggctgttaatgatttctttgaactgttctttttccagggtggaatgattgtacagcgtacatctttaatgactttaaaaaaaaaaacaagaattgtgtgcacaaatttgaatatattttggattttctctaatccacacagggtcataattatacatacgggctcaaatatatacatacGTTCACTTAAATCTGTTAATAAGTGGTGATGAAGGTTCTACAATGTTTTTTAACTTGACAAGGCCAAGGCCTATTAACTTCTCATGAGTGATTGATTACAGTTGGTAGTTTCTCTTGGCcagcataaaaaggatttgtttcacagcactcattggattgaccaatactcAAGAACCATGggaaaagtccaaggaactcagaGAAGATCTAAGAAGGAGAAATGTAAATTTACACAAGTTGGGAAGGTCTCTTGGAAC from Neoarius graeffei isolate fNeoGra1 chromosome 24, fNeoGra1.pri, whole genome shotgun sequence harbors:
- the LOC132872541 gene encoding uncharacterized protein LOC132872541 — protein: MELNIKVLSGEMRTIFVNPNDTIGKLKEQIARLFKARPSRLKLSITNGQILQLDHDQKTVSDYGLSSGCTVMLLISTTPVPFQVFVKNEKGQTKTYDITDDETVDQLMAKIHQKEGTPVDQQRLIYSGKQLDSGKKLEYYNIVSGSTIHMTLRLRGG